AAAGGAGGAACAGTGCGACAAAAGGCACGGCATTGCGCAACAAGCAGCGATGCACACGCGCATGAATCGCCTCATTGTCGATGTTGTTGACGAAATAGAGCAACGCCAGCACCCGCGCCAGGAAAAAAAGCGTGATGCCCAGCAGCAGATTGCGCCAGTCGGCCACCGCTTCGAGGCCGTGCCACGGATTCTGCCAGGTCGAAATCACGGGCATCGAAAGGTCGTCGTAGAGGTTGGCCTTGTCGACCCGGAAATCGGCTCCGGTAAAAAACGTTCCCACGGCAACGCCCAGCAGGGTCACCCCCACCACCCCGTTGATGAGCAAGAAGGTGTCATAGACGCCCTTGCCGAGAAAGTTCCCTTGTTTCGAACGGTATTCATACGAGACAGCCTGTATGATGAAGCTGAACAAGATGGTCATCCACAGCCAATAGGCTCCGCCGAAACTGGTGGAATAGAAGAGCGGGAACGAGGCAAAGAAGGCTCCGCCAAAAACGACCAGCGTGGTAAAGGTGTATTCCCATTTTCGCCCCAAGGAGTTGACGAGCATCGAGCGCTCCACCTCATTTTTGGCCAGTGTGGCAAGGAGCGTCTGCCCGCCTTGCACAAAAAGGAGGAACACCAGCAACGCGCCCAAGAGCGAGATGAGAAACCACCAGTAGTGTTGATAAAAAAATTCGTTCAGTTCCATAGTCGGTTATTTTTTGTCGGTTCCTTTTTTGATTTGTTTCAACATAATCCCCACCTCGGCAATGAGCAATACGGTGAAAATGGCGGCAAAGAGCCAGAAGGTAGTCTGCACGGCGGCCTGTTCGATGCGCGACACCGCCGCGAAAGTGGGCATGATGTCCTGTATGACCCACGGCTGGCGACCCATCTCGGCCACGACCCACCCCGATTCGAGGCAGAGGTAACCCAGCGGCAGGGAAAACAGACATATCCACAGCAACCACGCACGGGAGGCGAACCGCTGCCGGTAAGAGAGTACCAGCACGACGATGAACA
This portion of the Candidatus Caccoplasma merdavium genome encodes:
- the cydB gene encoding cytochrome d ubiquinol oxidase subunit II, yielding MELNEFFYQHYWWFLISLLGALLVFLLFVQGGQTLLATLAKNEVERSMLVNSLGRKWEYTFTTLVVFGGAFFASFPLFYSTSFGGAYWLWMTILFSFIIQAVSYEYRSKQGNFLGKGVYDTFLLINGVVGVTLLGVAVGTFFTGADFRVDKANLYDDLSMPVISTWQNPWHGLEAVADWRNLLLGITLFFLARVLALLYFVNNIDNEAIHARVHRCLLRNAVPFVALFLLFVGVTLCADGYQFDPLTGEVSVRPYKYFYNLVEMPWVMALFLLGVAAVLYAIVRTVFGTRRTCGIWYGGAGTVSVVLSLFFMAGYNNTPYYPSSADMQSSLTIYNSSSSLFTLEVMSVVSLLLPVVLAYIFWAWRAMDRRSITAEEIRREDHIY